The genomic interval TGCACCAATTTTGGATTATTTTCAGTAAATTGTTTGAGCGCAAACACAACATCCAACGTAATATTTCCCAATACCTCTGAAGAACTCAATACCCGAGTAATTTTTGGATTTTTCAGCTCTTGATATGAAAATGGCGGCGATGTGAAATGCGCTGTGATTTCTGTTTTACCAGACATCAGCGATCCCACCGCTTCCGGGTGTCCCAGACTAACCGTCAAAGGGTCGAGCTTGGCGTAATTCTCTGCGCCAAATGTTTTGGCGACAGCCATTTGCAATACGACCGCTGACAACGATGTCTTGATACCTGGAATCGCTATTTTGTCCTTAGGCGTGAAATCTTTCAGCGATTTAATCGCCGGATTATTCGTGTTCAGCCAGAGCGAGGATGTGCTTAGCGCACCCAGACCGATTACTTCCGAGCGCGGAATGCCTTGCGCTTTGGACCATAACGTAATGAAGCCCGGGGCGCCGGTCCCTGCGATGTCCAGATTACCGGCCAGCATCGCATCATTAATCACGTTACCGCCATCGAGCAGCAACCAATTAATTTTGATATCGCCCATGCCCATTTTTTTCGCCTGTTTTTCGACCAACTGCTGATCGCGCATCACCATCAGCGGCAGGTAGAGAATCCCGTATCCGTGCGAAATTCTGATTGTTGACGCCTCTGCGCGGGCGGTGCTCATGAATGTTGATAGGCTGGACAGGACTAATGTCCCGGCGACGACTAGTTTGCTGAATGTTCTGCGCTGCATGTTTGTCTCCTGATTTTTTTAATGATTACTGAGGTACTTTGCTTAAAATACCAATCTTTTATTGCTGCATTCCCCAACGACGAATGGTGCGCTTTTCAATCGTGGCAAAAATAAAATTCTCAACAAATAACCCAATCATGATGACAAAAAATAGCCCGGCAAAAACGTTTGCGGTTTCAAGTTGATTGCGATTTTCAAAAATATACCAGCCGAGACCGCCGGTGCCGGACGACACGCCAAATACCAGTTCGGCCGCAATCAAGGTGCGCCATGCAAAGGCCCAGCCGACTTTAAGACCGGTCAGAATACTTGGAAATGCCGCCGGAATAAGAATGGCGGCAACTAGCGAGAAACGTTTCAGGCCGTAATTTTGACCGACCATGCGCAAAGTATTGGATACGCCACGAAAACCGCTGTGCGTATTCAACGCCACCGCCCACAATACCGAATGCACCAATACAAAAATAATACTGCCCGTGCCCAATCCAAACCAGATCAGCGCCAACGGTAATAACGCAATCGCTGGCAGCGGATTAAACATCGAGGTCAGCGTTTCTAAGAAGTCCGTACCGATGCGTGAACTGATGGCAACTGTTGTGAGCAAAGTCGCCAACGCAATCCCCAGGCCGTAGCCGATTAACAAAGTTTTTAGCGAGACTGCGGCTCTTTCGAGCAAGACACCGCTAATGATGCCGTCCCAGAATGCCTGCACTGTCTGGAAAAAACTCGGAAATAACAACGTGTTATTTAGCCAGCGGCCATACATTTCCCAGATGACTGCCAGAAATAGCAGAATGACAATTTTACGTAGCCAGCCGTGACGGTATAGGGATTCAAAAAACGATAAAGGTCGCTGGACCTCTGTGATGTCCGCGCGCTCTGGCGCAAGGACGTATTCGGGGCGTACATATAAAGTAGACAACGTTGTTGGGGCTGACGAAATGGCGGGTGATATTTTCATGGCTAATCTCAATGTCCGAACAACATGTCATTAATTCTGGCTTCTAGCTGCGCCTGGCTGGCGGTGCCCATCTCTTCTGGCGGAATGCTGTTGAGCTCTGCCTTGACCTGACCCGGATGCGGCGACAATAACAAGATGCGGTTACCGATACGGATCGCCTCTTCAATCGAATGCGTGACAAATAACACGGTAAAACGGGTGTCGTCCCACAGCCGCAGCAATTCGTCCTGCATCTTGCGACGCGTCAGCGCGTCAAGCGCGGCAAACGGCTCGTCCATCAGCAGCACATCTGGTTCCATCGCCATGCCACGCGCAATCGAGACGCGTTGCTTCATGCCGCCAGAAAGGGTATGCGGATAACTATCGATAAACTTGATCAGACCAACTTTTTCGATGTAGTAAGCAGCGCGCTCTGCTGCCTCTGCGCCACGCAAGCGGCGACTGGCATGCAACGCAAATTCAACGTTTTGACGCACGGTTTTCCATGGCAAAAGTTGATCGAATTCCTGAAATACCATCATCCGATCCGGGCCGGGCTGCGTCACCGTTTTGCCTTTTAGACGGATGGCGCCGTGCACCGGCTCCAGATAACCGCCTATGGCTTTGAGCAGCGTCGACTTGCCGCAGCCGGAGGGGCCGAGCAAGATATAACGGTCGGACGGATAGACTTTAAAGCTCACCTGTTTCGCTGCCGTGACCAGATGATCGCTGGTTTTGTACTGCAAGGTGACGTTATCAATTTCCAGCAACGGCGCGGGCGTAGCCGATTCAGCAGGCGCAACAGGGGCGCCTTGAACGACAGGGTCGTCTCTTATCATCTCAGTCTCCATAATTTTATTTTTTCTACAGACTAATGCTAATCTGCGAAACTGTAACGAACCTGACGTTTTTTTCTGCAACGGCCGGGAAATAATGATAAAAATCATACGTAGAAATTGAAGAGACAAATACGATGCGCATTCTTCTGGTGGAAGACACGGTAGACGTCGCCGACGCAATAGTGGCGCACTTGTTGCGCCTGGGACACACCGTGGATTGGGAGGCTAACGGCCGCAAAGCCGCGAATATGGTGATCGATCCGCATTACGATCTCATCATTCTGGACGTGATGTTGCCAGAGATGGACGGCTACGCGCTGCTAAAGCGCGTGCGTGGCGTGCCGCTTAAAACGCAAGTATTAATGCTGACGGCCTGCGCCGAAATTGAAGAACGGGTGAACGCGCTGGACGCTGGCGCGGACGATTATCTGGTGAAGCCATTTGATTTTCGCGAACTGGAAGCCCGTATCCGGGTTTTGCTGCGACGCGGCACGGGTGATTCAACCAATTTGTTGAAATGCGCCAATGTCGTGCTGGATCGCAAAAATCGCACGGTCAAGGTGGATGACGTCCCGCTGGAGCTGACGCGGCGCGAAATAACGCTGCTTGAGATTCTGATTTCTCATCCCGGACGGATTTTTGGCAAGGATGAATTAATCGATAAATTATTCACCATCGATGACACGCCCAGCGCAAATTCGGTCGAGCAATATATTGCGCGTTTGCGTAAAAAACTGTCGCAGGCAAGCTGTGAGATTCGTACTTTGCGCGGTCTCGGTTATCAGGTTGTGCTGCAATGATCGTCCTCGGACGCTCGCTCTATCTGCGGCTGGTTATCCGGGTCGGGCTGGTGCTTGTGGTCAGCGCGGTTGCCTTACTGATCGCGATCTGGTTTTCTACCCGGCTGGCTGCGAATGCTGCCTATGACCGCATCCTGACAGGCAGCGCGCTGTCGATTGCCGAGAACACCTGGTACAACAACGGCGCGGTCAATGTCGATGCGCCGATTTCGGCCTTCTCAATGCTGAGCGCTGGCGATCAGGTGTTTTACGCGGTCATTGATCCTGATGGACGGACCGTGGCAGGCGATCCCGAATTTAAGCTGCCTATCCCGTGGAACAAGCTGGCGGATGGGCCGTTGGTCATACGTGCTGTGTATCTCGGCCTGCCAGTAAGCATCGCCATCATCGGCCGCCGCATGCCGGTAGCGGGGCCAAATCCGTGGGCGGTGATC from Glaciimonas sp. PCH181 carries:
- a CDS encoding response regulator transcription factor, which translates into the protein MRILLVEDTVDVADAIVAHLLRLGHTVDWEANGRKAANMVIDPHYDLIILDVMLPEMDGYALLKRVRGVPLKTQVLMLTACAEIEERVNALDAGADDYLVKPFDFRELEARIRVLLRRGTGDSTNLLKCANVVLDRKNRTVKVDDVPLELTRREITLLEILISHPGRIFGKDELIDKLFTIDDTPSANSVEQYIARLRKKLSQASCEIRTLRGLGYQVVLQ
- a CDS encoding ABC transporter substrate-binding protein, yielding MQRRTFSKLVVAGTLVLSSLSTFMSTARAEASTIRISHGYGILYLPLMVMRDQQLVEKQAKKMGMGDIKINWLLLDGGNVINDAMLAGNLDIAGTGAPGFITLWSKAQGIPRSEVIGLGALSTSSLWLNTNNPAIKSLKDFTPKDKIAIPGIKTSLSAVVLQMAVAKTFGAENYAKLDPLTVSLGHPEAVGSLMSGKTEITAHFTSPPFSYQELKNPKITRVLSSSEVLGNITLDVVFALKQFTENNPKLVQAFIAAQEEANTYIEKNRKGAADTFIRVSKIKLTADEVEKMLADPDIQFHTTPNSLMQYVQFMDKAGTIKTKPAKWSDMFVPSVRSRAGS
- a CDS encoding ABC transporter ATP-binding protein — translated: MIRDDPVVQGAPVAPAESATPAPLLEIDNVTLQYKTSDHLVTAAKQVSFKVYPSDRYILLGPSGCGKSTLLKAIGGYLEPVHGAIRLKGKTVTQPGPDRMMVFQEFDQLLPWKTVRQNVEFALHASRRLRGAEAAERAAYYIEKVGLIKFIDSYPHTLSGGMKQRVSIARGMAMEPDVLLMDEPFAALDALTRRKMQDELLRLWDDTRFTVLFVTHSIEEAIRIGNRILLLSPHPGQVKAELNSIPPEEMGTASQAQLEARINDMLFGH
- a CDS encoding ABC transporter permease, which encodes MKISPAISSAPTTLSTLYVRPEYVLAPERADITEVQRPLSFFESLYRHGWLRKIVILLFLAVIWEMYGRWLNNTLLFPSFFQTVQAFWDGIISGVLLERAAVSLKTLLIGYGLGIALATLLTTVAISSRIGTDFLETLTSMFNPLPAIALLPLALIWFGLGTGSIIFVLVHSVLWAVALNTHSGFRGVSNTLRMVGQNYGLKRFSLVAAILIPAAFPSILTGLKVGWAFAWRTLIAAELVFGVSSGTGGLGWYIFENRNQLETANVFAGLFFVIMIGLFVENFIFATIEKRTIRRWGMQQ